CAGGTTGATGTTCAGGGCCACGGCCAGGTGCCGGCGCACTTGCCCTAGGTGCTTAGCCGAGGTTTTGAGCGGGGCACTCAGCGGGGGCAGCGCCGCCACCAGCTCCCGGTGGAAGGGCCGCACCAGCGGCGCGCGGCCGGGTTGCTCCACGCGCACGTTGTCGTGCCAGTGGGTTTCGCCGAGCGGGAACGGTAATGCGGCCGGCCTCCCGCCCTTGTTCTGAAACTGACTGCTCACGGCACCTAGGGCCACCAACGACTCCTGCAACGGCACGGCGGCTTCGGTAAGGGCGTGCAGCGCGGTGCGCACGGCCTGGCGGCGGCGGTAGGGCGCGGCCTCAATGGCGTAGCGCATCCAGGCCGCATCGGCGGTTTGGCGGGCGTCGAGGGCTGCGGGGGTTTCGCGCATCAGCTCGGCCACTTGCTCGAGCAGCGCCACCTTGGCCCCTAGTTCCTCCAAGCGGGCTTCCTCAACGGCCTCGTAAGCGGCGCGACTGGCATCGTCGGGGCCGGGCTGATCGGCCACGGGCACTTGCCGCCACAGGGCTTCTTCCTCGTCGCGCAGCCGCTCACGCAGCTGGTTCAGGAAGGGCTCGGAGCGGCGCAGGGCTTTGGTTGGGGCCTCGGGTTCTTCAGCGGTTTGGCGGGCGTTTCGGTTGGGCATTGGCTGGCCGTGCAGCAACGGCTCCAATAGCTCGTCGTGCAGCTCGCGGGCATCGAGGCTGCGGGCCAGCGCCGAGCGGAAGTTATCCGGAAAGCGGTCGGCCTCGTCGATGATGCACACAGTGGCTCGCTCCACCACTTTCGGCGGCAGCAAGGCTAATTTGTGGTGGTTGACGATGAGCAGATTGGCTTGCTCGGCCCGCAGGCGGTGAGCCGGATACACGCAGGCTTTGCGGCCGGGCAAGGCGCCATGGCGGCAAGCGCGGTCGGCGGTTATGCGCCGCAGCAGCTGCCGCAATGCCGGTCCGAGCTGCGGATGGGCGCTCAGCGGGCGGGCAATGCCTTCGATTTCGCCTTCGGTGTCGCGCAGGCGCAGGGCCAGGTAAAACCACGCCAGCGCCGCCGGCCATTCAGCCCCGCGACCCAGGCAATCGTCGAACGCCCGGCCGAGCGCCTCCACGCACAAGTAGCAGTTTTTGCCCTTGAGCGTAGCCGTACGAATGGCTTTGTAGCGGGCCGTGCGGCAGCCATCGGCTTCGCGCAGCAGCGCCGGCAATTCGCCTTGGCGCATCTGCTCTTGCAGGTTTTTGGTAGAGGTAGCCACTACCACCAAGGCCTCAGGCGCGTGGCGCAGGTACTCTAACGACGGCACCAGGTAGCCGAACGTTTTACCCGTACCCGTGCCGGCCTCAATGGCATAAGCACCGCGGCGGCCCACCGCACGCGCCACAAATCGGGCAAACTCCAGCTGCTGCGGGCGCGGCTGAAAGGTGCTCTTGCCGCTGCTCATGCGCTTGGCCAGCTGCTCGAACGCCTCCTCTACCTGCTGCTCCGATACATCACCTAGGCCCAGCTCGGGCGCGGCGCTGTCGTCGGCTTTGTCGCGCCAACGGGCCAGGTAGTTATTGAGGAGCAGCGCCATTTGCTCGGGCTGCGGCCAGGCGGGTTGCGGCGGTGGCAGCGGCAGGCGGTTGGGGGCGTTAGGCTTGTCGCGGCGGGCGGTGTCGTCGCAGCAATCGGGTTGCTGCGCCAGGGCTCGTAGCAGCCGAAAAGCGCGCAGCTCGGGTCGGCGCGGGGCGAGGCTGATTACCGCATCCAGCAGGGTGTAGCCGGGTAGCCATTGCTGCCCGGGTTGGCCTTGGGGCTGCAACAAGCTCTCGAGCACGCGGCGCACTGCCCGGCGCATGGCGTGCAGCAAAAAAGGCAGCTGGGGCACGGCGCCCTCGTCGTTGCGCTTGGCGTAGCCGAGCTTTTCGCTGAAGGCTTTATCCTGCACCACTAGCTTCTCGAGCAGCTCGTCGGCATCGTCGAGCACTTCGCTAGGCAGAAAGAACGCCAGCAGCTCATCGAGGCCCACGCACATGGGTGGCTTGGCCATGCCGGCCAGCACGTGCTGCTCCAGCCACAGCCGCTCGGGCGAGGACTGCCCAGCGCGGTCCATAATCAGCAAGGCATCGAACGCACCTAGGGCCGCTTGGGCCTCTGCGGCCACTTCGGCCCAGGTGGGTGCTTCCTTGGCGCGGGCGTTGGCTACGCCGCTAGCGGTGCTTACGGCGGCCGAGTAGTCGCGCTCGGGGTTGAGCAGCCATTGCTGCACCTCGGCGCCGGGCTCCAGCGGCAGCACCCCTAGGTGCAACAAGCCATGTTTGGTATCGGGGCGATAGGCACCGGTGGCAAACAAATGCGCCACGGCTACCCGCGCCGTACGAACCGGACTTGTGAATAAAACTGCCATAACCCCGTTGCTCCAAGCCGCAAATTAGGCAATCGGCAGCCGCAGCCCTAGCGTAATATGGTTGGGCTGCCACAAAGCCTGCCTCGGCCTAGTTGCCGGGTTGCTTTCCCTTGATACCTTCGCTCATGCGTCTTACCGCCTCTCCCCTTCTTTCCGGCCTGCTGCTCAGCGGAGCTTTGGCCGCGTGCCTCCAGAAGTCCGATGATTCGGCTTCGAACACGGCCGTTGTTCAGGCTAACCCTGATGCCAGCACCGAAACCACTGCCTTGCCGGTGCAGAGCACGGCCCGTACCCTTACCGAAACGTTCGAGGCCGGCAGCAAAGGCTCGTACGCCAGCGGCGACGAGCAATTGACTTCGGGCACCTGGCTGCTCGACGATGCGCTGATTGGCACCTCTGAGCAAGACCATAAACACGGCACCAAAGCCCTGCGCCTCCGCGGCAAAGGCCGCGCCCAAATGCGCTTCGACCTGGGCGGCGGCGCGGGCCGCGTGCGCGTGTTCAACGCCAGCTACGGCCGCGATGGCTCGGTGCGCTGGCAGCTGTGGCTAAGCAACGACCGTGGCCGCACCTGGCAACCCGTAGGCACCGAGGTGAAAGTAGAAGGCGCCGGCATCACCACCGAGGTAGCGGTAAACCGCCCCGGCCCGCTGCGCCTCGAAATCCGGAAAGTAGACGGCGGCGACGACCGCCTGAACATCGACGACTTTACCGTGGAGCCGTACCGCGGCGGCAGCGCGCCCAACGTGGCAACATCGCCCAGCAGCCCGGCCCAACCAAGCCGCACCCCGGTTGCTACCCCGGCCCCAAGCCGCACCAGCTCGGCTGCCTCGGGCCGCGACAACCCGCTCGACCTAGGCAACCCCAGCGGCGCCACCAGCAACCCCACGGCCTCGCCCAACAACTACCTGATGCAGAAGCCGCAGTTTGTGCTGAGCTACTCGCGCGACCGGGGCATTCCGAACTGGGTAATGTGGCACCTGAGCAAAGCCTGGATGGGCTCCGCCCCGCGCCAGGACGATTTTCGCCCCGACCCGGCCCTGCCCCGCGGCTGGTACCAGGTTACGCCCCGCTCCTACTCAGGCTCAGGCTTCGACCGCGGCCACAACTGCCCCTCCGCCGACCGCAGTTACGACTTGGACGATAACTCGGCTACCTTCCTGATGACCAACATGATTCCGCAGGCGCCGATGAACAACCAGCGCACCTGGAACAGCCTGGAGGAGTACTCGCGCGACCTGGTGAAAGCCGGCAACGAGGTGTACGTGCTGATGGGCAGCTACGGCAAAGGTGGCACCGGCACCAACGGCCCCGCCACCACCCTCGACCAAGGCCGCGTAACCGTGCCCAAGCGCGTGTGGAAGGTACTGGTGGTGCTGCCCGAGGGCGGCAACGATCTGCAGCGCATTGCCAGCGGCCAAGCCCGCCTCGTGGCCATCGATACGCCCAACGACAACGCCGTGAACCCCGATTGGAGCCGCTACCGCGTCAGCGTCGACGCTATCGAAAACGCCACCGGCCTCGATTTGCTCAGCAAACTGCCCTCCGAGGTGCAGGAGCGCCTGGAGGCTCGCGTCGACAACGGCCCAACCCGCTAGCCGCCCTAGGTGCCACGCAAACAAAAAGCCCGAAACAGCTGGTACTGTTTCGGGCTTTTTGATGATGGAGGCGCCAGCGGTTATTCGCGGATGGTGCTATCGAAACCGCTGGTCAGGGCCTGTTTTTCGGCGCTGCTGATGGGGCGGTTGTTGGCAGCGGCAAACAGGGCGCAGGCTTTTTCGGCAGTGGGCACGCCCAGGGCCTTTACGCGCATACCCCACAGCACCAGCGCGTACTCCTGCTTGTTGTACATGGCGCCCTGGTGCAGGAACATGGTTTGCTTGCGCGACGCCAGCATCTGGCTAAAGTCGAGCTCACCGCCTTTGGTGGTTTGAGCCTTGATGAAGGCCTCTACCTCGGCGGGGCTGGGAGCCGCCGGGGCGGCGGCCACGGCCGGTGCCCCGGCAGCGGTGCCCGACTGCGCGAGGCCGGTGGTTGCACTGAAGGCCGCCAGGCTCAGCACCAGAACTAATGCTTTCAACATAAACAAAGAGGTACAGTACGCTTAATGATTACAACGAAACACTTATGAAAGTGCAATAATATCTGAATTAGTTAACTCAACAGTACGAGGCCGACTGTTTTTTTAGCAGCGCCTGAATAACCGACAGCAGTACCCCCGCGTTCCACTCGCGCTGATAGCTGATTGTCGTGAATAAACGGCTGTTTTGCCGCGAGTTAAGCGTAAAGGAATGCGGGGTTTGCAGCAAGTCGCAATCGGCCCAAC
The sequence above is drawn from the Hymenobacter sp. YIM 151858-1 genome and encodes:
- a CDS encoding ATP-dependent DNA helicase — encoded protein: MAVLFTSPVRTARVAVAHLFATGAYRPDTKHGLLHLGVLPLEPGAEVQQWLLNPERDYSAAVSTASGVANARAKEAPTWAEVAAEAQAALGAFDALLIMDRAGQSSPERLWLEQHVLAGMAKPPMCVGLDELLAFFLPSEVLDDADELLEKLVVQDKAFSEKLGYAKRNDEGAVPQLPFLLHAMRRAVRRVLESLLQPQGQPGQQWLPGYTLLDAVISLAPRRPELRAFRLLRALAQQPDCCDDTARRDKPNAPNRLPLPPPQPAWPQPEQMALLLNNYLARWRDKADDSAAPELGLGDVSEQQVEEAFEQLAKRMSSGKSTFQPRPQQLEFARFVARAVGRRGAYAIEAGTGTGKTFGYLVPSLEYLRHAPEALVVVATSTKNLQEQMRQGELPALLREADGCRTARYKAIRTATLKGKNCYLCVEALGRAFDDCLGRGAEWPAALAWFYLALRLRDTEGEIEGIARPLSAHPQLGPALRQLLRRITADRACRHGALPGRKACVYPAHRLRAEQANLLIVNHHKLALLPPKVVERATVCIIDEADRFPDNFRSALARSLDARELHDELLEPLLHGQPMPNRNARQTAEEPEAPTKALRRSEPFLNQLRERLRDEEEALWRQVPVADQPGPDDASRAAYEAVEEARLEELGAKVALLEQVAELMRETPAALDARQTADAAWMRYAIEAAPYRRRQAVRTALHALTEAAVPLQESLVALGAVSSQFQNKGGRPAALPFPLGETHWHDNVRVEQPGRAPLVRPFHRELVAALPPLSAPLKTSAKHLGQVRRHLAVALNINLTEDEDGAPISDDDDAGASNYDERLCRRTERFAEIAEGQADVLERLLEEFPCREFVPVVVREAEANGLGWQLVRQPYALWPYLGATPDPETGEPLQQAPNETSEAYTKRLLAARAALRRLSGEPATPLFDQFRTVVFTSATLYVENHLGYFRQLLDMRVPFVAEQRILPIFDYDNPKAEPVLGGVPTYLPMFRASAPPQERRAWCEAQLRTLLPLLITLEGRTLVLFTSNEEMRYAADWLEPRLAEHDIELLMQNGASQWEIRRFRRVEQTVLLGVDRMWTGVDFAGPTLSQVVVWRLPFPSLGEPLISHRKRYEADETFWGQFYRPAARLKLRQGFGRLVRRQRDRGAFIILDRRVAAAFYADVLAEFELKDFQHFSSPERLLEQTTGPLLHLLRLGEDFKRRELSVERLLELSRGWYPELV
- a CDS encoding DNA/RNA non-specific endonuclease; this encodes MRLTASPLLSGLLLSGALAACLQKSDDSASNTAVVQANPDASTETTALPVQSTARTLTETFEAGSKGSYASGDEQLTSGTWLLDDALIGTSEQDHKHGTKALRLRGKGRAQMRFDLGGGAGRVRVFNASYGRDGSVRWQLWLSNDRGRTWQPVGTEVKVEGAGITTEVAVNRPGPLRLEIRKVDGGDDRLNIDDFTVEPYRGGSAPNVATSPSSPAQPSRTPVATPAPSRTSSAASGRDNPLDLGNPSGATSNPTASPNNYLMQKPQFVLSYSRDRGIPNWVMWHLSKAWMGSAPRQDDFRPDPALPRGWYQVTPRSYSGSGFDRGHNCPSADRSYDLDDNSATFLMTNMIPQAPMNNQRTWNSLEEYSRDLVKAGNEVYVLMGSYGKGGTGTNGPATTLDQGRVTVPKRVWKVLVVLPEGGNDLQRIASGQARLVAIDTPNDNAVNPDWSRYRVSVDAIENATGLDLLSKLPSEVQERLEARVDNGPTR